The nucleotide sequence TCCGAGCGCGGCCTTGAACAGGTCCAGGTTGTTCACGACGGTCCTCCCCATCTGTCGGTGGCAGGGGAAGGACCGTCATTGTGCCGGAACGGGCTACGGGCTACCCACTCGATTCAGCGAGGAGCCAGCTCTTCGGACCTCCACGTGCGTGGACGGCCCCGACCGTGGACACCCGAAGCTCCAGGTCGTCGTCGGTGTTCGACTGCAACGACACCGGCGAGGTCTCGGTCATCCCGTAGCAGATGGTCACCTCTTGCATCTGCATGCGGTCGATCACCTTGCGCATGACCTCGATGGGGTCGTGGACCTACGCCATGGACGATTACGGCATCCAGCCGGTGCAAGCTACCCCGAGTCCGGGGCCGATGCTCACGAGCGAGGAAAGCACCACCGTCGATCACGTCGACTTCGCTCAGTTCTCGCCAGACCAGGCAGGAAGCCTGGTGTTCCAGACCACCAGCTGGACGGGGGGCAACTTCAACGAAACTGACTTGGTCATCGTGGAGTTTGACGGCGGCGTGGCCACGGTCGGGTACATCTGGAGCGGTGAGAGCCTGCGACGCTTTGAGATCGTCGGCCCGCTCGGGGGGCAACGGGTCGTGGCTTCAGCTTCCTACTGGGCACCGCTTGACGCACACTGCTGCCCGTCGAGGCACTACCGGTTCACGGTCGCTTGGAAGGATGGTGCCCTCCAGACCGTGACCGATAACCGTCCCTGGCTGGGTATCTCCGGGAGAGAAGCCTTACCGGATGCCGCCCATCCCGACGGCCGCGCGGTGCGGGTCACTACTGTTTGGCCAGGGTCGCCCGCCTCGTCGGCCCTCCGGAACGGAGACCTCCTTCTGGGAGTCCAGGGAGCAAGCCCGTCGCCGACGAACATCTCATACAGCCCGGCCGTCATCGACGAGATCGCGTTGATGAAGGCTGGGCAGTCCGTGACCCTTCTCGTGTTGCGTGGGAGCGCGCAGGTCGAGGTCCCAGTAGAGCTGGGGTCTCTAGCCGACCCGTCGGCAGGGGAAGCGGCGCCTTCAGGCTGGCCCGACTTGACGTTCTAACGCTCGTTGCCGTCTGTCATATCCGTCACAAGCAGTGACTGGAACGCCAGTGAGGGACCCGACGAGCCGGTCTTCGTCGGGCGGGTCATTCGGAGGCTGCAAGATCCAGCCGCTAACGGTCAAGGCGCTGATGAGTCGATAGAGGGTCAGGCCAGCAGATGAAATGGGAGGGGGCCAATGAGAGTAATCACCGGACGGTTGCGGCCATGGAGCGCCGTCGACGACGAAACGTGGCGGAGCCTGCTCTTGGGGAATGGGATGAGTATCGCCATCTGGCCGAACTTCGCCTACAACTCGCTGCTCGACAAGGCGGGGCTGTCACCGGATGACCGCCGACTCTTCCGAGCTCTTGGGACGTCCAACTTCGAGAGTGTCCTAAGTGGCCTCCGGTTCGCCCAGCTTGTCTGCCGCCAGGAGGGTCACGGTCCGTCAGACGCTCGGCGCCGTTGAGGGTGCGCTGGACGAGGTCGGTCTCTTCCGCGGGCAGGGGCGTCCTCCACGATGCGGACCTGCTCGATCCCGCCGATGACGGTGAGCTGGTGATGGGCGAAGGCCGTGGGGACCGAGTAGTCGTTGCGGTCGAAGCGCACCAGGGACAGCGAGTTGGCCCTGCCGGCCACCACCCGGCGGGCCTCGAAGGAGGCGGTGGGGATGGGGAGCATGGCCGCCCGGTCGACCTCCAGCAGCTCCGCCTTGGTGATCGGTTTGCCCCGGACCCGCCGGTCGAGATCTGCCCTGCACGACGCCTCCAGGCGAGCGTTCAGCTCGGCGAAGGAGGAGCAGGACGGGACGGGCACCATGAAGTTGCGCCGCCCGTACCCGACGAGGGACTCCACGTGGCCCTTCTCGTCCAGGTGAACGCCCTGCGCAACGCCCTCCGGGACTTCTACCCGGCGGCGATCGAGGCCTTCGGCGCCGACCTGGACTCCTCCGACGCCCTGGCCGTCCTCGAGGTCGCCCCCACGCCGGAGGAGGGCCGCAGGCTCACGCCGGCGAGGATCGGCCGGGCGCTTCGCGCCGGCGGGA is from Actinomycetota bacterium and encodes:
- a CDS encoding S1C family serine protease, which encodes MLTSEESTTVDHVDFAQFSPDQAGSLVFQTTSWTGGNFNETDLVIVEFDGGVATVGYIWSGESLRRFEIVGPLGGQRVVASASYWAPLDAHCCPSRHYRFTVAWKDGALQTVTDNRPWLGISGREALPDAAHPDGRAVRVTTVWPGSPASSALRNGDLLLGVQGASPSPTNISYSPAVIDEIALMKAGQSVTLLVLRGSAQVEVPVELGSLADPSAGEAAPSGWPDLTF